The following coding sequences lie in one Babylonia areolata isolate BAREFJ2019XMU chromosome 7, ASM4173473v1, whole genome shotgun sequence genomic window:
- the LOC143283893 gene encoding uncharacterized protein LOC143283893, translating into SISCNLTPGEEKALQELKDRRDIIIKPADKGGAVVVWRRDLYLQEARSQLSNTTFYGPIARDTTKADNALIRKTIKTAVDNSHLPFEAHHAIMKEPCQQSWATYRFGLCLPTALISAFLDSVFQPLVAALPTYMNDTNHTLNLLNDFSFPADCTERHVFTMDIVSLYTNIPHPEGMLAVKQFLPKSSLRLHFPTILRLTELVLTLNSFSFDQDHFQQQSGVTMGTKMGPSFACLFVGFI; encoded by the exons ATCAATCAGCTGCAACTTGACCCCTGGTGAGGAGAAAGCCCTGCAGGAGCTGAAGGACAGAAGAGACATCATCATCAAACCTGCTGACAAGGGTGGTGCAGTGGTCGTGTGGCGCAGAGACCTCTACCTCCAAGAAGCCAGGTCTCAGCTGTCCAACACCACCTTCTACGGCCCTATCGCCAGAGACACCACCAAGGCTGACAATGCGCTCATCCGTAAGACCATCAAGACGGCAGTTGATAACAGTCATCTTCCGTTTGAAGCCCACCATGCTATCATGAAGGAGCCTT GTCAACAATCCTGGGCGACCTATCGTTTCGGCCTGTGCTTGCCCACTGCCCTTATTTCCGCCTTCCTCGACTCCGTGTTCCAGCCATTGGTGGCTGCCTTACCCACCTACATGAATGACACCAATCACACCCTGAACCTCCTGAACGACTTCTCCTTCCCTGCTGACTGCACTGAGAGGCATGTGTTTACCATGGACATTGTGTCTCTTTACACAAACATCCCCCATCCGGAAGGCATGCTGGCTGTCAAACAATTTCTACCCAAGAGTTCTCTCCGCCTCCATTTTCCTACCATCCTGCGCTTGACTGAACTTGTCCTGACCCTCAACTCCTTCTCTTTCGACCAGGACCACTTCCAGCAGCAGAGCGGCGTTACCATGGGCACAAAAATGGGTCCCagctttgcctgtttgtttgtgggcTTCATTTAG